From Gloeocapsa sp. DLM2.Bin57, the proteins below share one genomic window:
- a CDS encoding acyl-CoA dehydrogenase, with protein MDRRSQYHIAESLEQSLGDPYNPESVMSFAKVIAIDESEIFPQTEIDWLYDWGLHNYYVPAEYGGKFTCFEELVAIIRVLARRDQTIAIAMTTLFWSFLTWIGGTTAQKTKLAQEITQQKGTMCLGYSEKEHGSDLIGGDLHATKVSGGYLFNGEKWPINRATRSTVSYILAKTNSEATPKSLSLFQIHKNEISPDNYYNLPKILTHGIRASDMSGIGFKDCFIPETHLLQQEGDGLELALKGFQITRTLCAAFSHGAADTALRTTLNFALNRQIYQKKVIDLPQPRQTLTDAFLDILICECETIPSARGFHIIPQQFSVWSAVVKYFVTTRLETMINNVSVVLGSRFYFREEHDWGIFQKLLRDNSIISMFDGSSVVNLHALILQLRQLTKYRDRRQPETYDQISSSLAEIFSLDKPLPTFDGTKLSLFGRGIDYPLQGLEIAQTTLRNLTTVNPTVINHLQDLTQIILTELDNHDQTITQSQFAFGHEQSPETFAIAQKYCTLHAACCCLHFWLYNRDRLGEFFAEGEWLVLSLHRLLRTIRPMAYYLDQVYVENITQYMLKLYQENRQFSLIPIQLANEDEINATPRLQLQN; from the coding sequence ATGGATAGAAGATCACAATATCACATCGCCGAAAGTCTAGAACAAAGTTTAGGAGACCCCTATAATCCCGAATCGGTCATGTCTTTTGCTAAAGTAATCGCTATAGATGAAAGTGAAATTTTTCCCCAAACAGAAATTGATTGGCTATATGATTGGGGATTACACAACTATTATGTACCCGCTGAATATGGGGGTAAATTTACCTGCTTTGAAGAATTAGTAGCTATTATCAGGGTTTTAGCCAGAAGAGACCAAACTATAGCCATCGCCATGACTACCCTATTTTGGTCTTTCTTAACCTGGATTGGGGGAACAACCGCACAAAAAACCAAACTAGCTCAAGAAATTACACAACAAAAAGGTACAATGTGTCTAGGTTACTCCGAAAAGGAACACGGCAGCGACCTAATTGGGGGAGATCTTCACGCAACTAAAGTCTCAGGAGGTTATCTTTTCAACGGGGAAAAATGGCCCATCAATCGCGCAACTCGTTCCACGGTTAGTTATATTCTCGCCAAAACTAACTCAGAAGCTACTCCTAAATCTCTCAGCTTATTTCAAATCCACAAAAACGAAATTAGCCCTGATAATTATTATAACTTGCCCAAAATCCTGACTCATGGGATTCGCGCTTCTGATATGAGTGGAATTGGGTTTAAAGATTGCTTCATCCCCGAGACACACCTACTCCAACAAGAAGGAGATGGTTTAGAATTAGCCTTAAAAGGATTTCAAATTACCCGTACACTTTGTGCAGCTTTTTCTCATGGCGCTGCTGATACTGCATTAAGAACTACCTTAAATTTTGCCCTCAATCGTCAAATATACCAGAAAAAAGTTATTGACTTACCCCAACCTCGTCAAACCCTTACCGATGCTTTTCTAGATATTCTGATTTGTGAATGTGAAACTATTCCCTCAGCTAGAGGTTTTCACATCATACCCCAACAATTTAGCGTTTGGTCAGCAGTAGTTAAATACTTCGTCACTACTCGTCTGGAAACGATGATCAATAACGTCTCAGTAGTGTTAGGATCACGCTTTTATTTCAGAGAAGAACACGATTGGGGGATCTTTCAAAAACTACTACGGGATAACTCGATTATTAGTATGTTCGACGGAAGTAGTGTAGTCAATTTACACGCTTTGATTTTACAACTACGTCAATTAACTAAATATCGCGATCGCCGTCAACCCGAAACTTATGATCAGATTTCCTCTAGTCTAGCTGAGATTTTCTCCCTAGACAAACCCTTACCCACTTTTGACGGGACAAAATTATCTTTATTCGGTAGAGGTATAGATTACCCCCTACAAGGGTTAGAAATCGCCCAAACAACCCTTAGAAACCTTACCACAGTTAATCCGACCGTAATTAATCATCTGCAGGATTTAACTCAAATCATCTTGACAGAATTAGACAACCATGACCAAACTATCACTCAATCTCAATTTGCTTTTGGTCATGAACAATCACCAGAAACGTTTGCAATAGCGCAAAAATATTGTACCCTTCATGCTGCTTGTTGTTGTCTCCATTTTTGGCTTTATAATCGAGACAGATTAGGGGAATTTTTCGCCGAGGGTGAATGGTTAGTCTTAAGTTTGCATCGCTTGTTACGTACCATTAGACCTATGGCATATTATCTTGATCAGGTATATGTTGAAAATATCACTCAGTATATGCTTAAACTATATCAAGAGAATAGACAATTTTCTCTAATTCCTATCCAATTAGCTAACGAGGATGAAATTAATGCAACTCCAAGACTCCAACTGCAAAACTAA
- a CDS encoding fatty acyl-AMP ligase codes for MNKQIPTTLVELLRHRAQVVPNSPGYIFLVNGKKPTPPLTYGELDRQARAIAAWLQQYSAYGERVLLLYPQGLEVVAAFCGCLYAGAIAIPTPPPESGRLKRTLPRLSAIVRDAQATFVLTTQTIIDLVANVKEEFPEFEQMQWLDTTTIDLNLAPEWVTPAITKDELAYLQYTSGSTSTPKGVMLSHFNLMYHANSLQTACGYDSNSLTLTWMPYFHDYGLVEGITVPLYNGTPCYLMSPFAFIKKPLQWLQNISEFRVTHSQAPNFAYDLCVRRYKSGQTLDLSCWEAAGNAAEPINPKVMKEFYHRFSSYGFRWSAFAPAYGLAENTLLASSKPKGTDPVLLRVDSKALEQGNIIIAPSEQTTGVKILVSCGRLVGTTQCAIVNPDTFTPCQPTEVGEIWLKDPSVTQGYWQREEETQATFQAYLQDNTTGPFLRTGDLGFYLDGELYITGRLKDLIIIHGTNHYPQDLEWTVQKVHPALRPDYGAVFSITKQEEEKVVIIQELERGNQDLDLNQLLGDIREAIASTHELSPYAILLSKPGHILKTASGKIQRRSIKNNFLADKITYIAKWIEDHNITSPKV; via the coding sequence ATGAATAAACAAATTCCGACAACTTTAGTAGAACTATTACGTCATAGAGCTCAAGTCGTACCAAATAGTCCAGGTTATATTTTTTTAGTCAACGGCAAAAAACCGACACCTCCTCTGACTTATGGAGAATTAGATCGTCAAGCTAGGGCGATCGCCGCTTGGTTGCAACAATACTCAGCATATGGAGAAAGAGTCTTATTACTATATCCCCAAGGTTTAGAAGTAGTAGCCGCTTTTTGTGGTTGTTTATACGCAGGGGCGATCGCCATTCCTACTCCTCCTCCAGAATCGGGGCGTCTAAAAAGGACTCTACCCCGTTTAAGTGCTATAGTAAGAGATGCTCAAGCTACCTTTGTGCTCACGACTCAGACAATTATTGATTTGGTAGCCAACGTCAAGGAAGAATTCCCCGAATTCGAGCAAATGCAGTGGTTAGATACCACCACCATTGATTTAAATCTAGCCCCAGAATGGGTAACGCCAGCAATTACTAAAGATGAGTTAGCCTATTTACAATATACTTCTGGATCTACCTCTACTCCTAAAGGAGTTATGCTTAGTCATTTTAACCTGATGTACCACGCTAACTCCCTGCAAACAGCTTGCGGTTATGACAGCAATAGTCTTACCCTAACCTGGATGCCCTATTTTCACGATTATGGTTTAGTAGAAGGTATCACCGTACCCCTCTACAACGGTACACCTTGTTACTTAATGTCGCCTTTTGCCTTTATCAAAAAACCGTTACAATGGCTACAGAACATATCCGAATTTCGTGTTACTCATAGTCAAGCTCCTAATTTTGCCTATGATTTGTGCGTGCGTAGATATAAATCAGGACAAACATTAGACTTGAGTTGTTGGGAAGCAGCAGGAAACGCAGCTGAACCAATTAACCCAAAAGTAATGAAGGAATTTTACCACCGTTTCTCTTCCTACGGTTTTCGTTGGTCAGCTTTTGCCCCTGCATACGGCTTAGCAGAAAACACCCTATTAGCTTCTAGTAAACCAAAAGGTACAGATCCAGTCTTACTCAGGGTAGATAGCAAAGCCTTAGAACAGGGTAACATAATTATTGCACCATCAGAACAAACAACAGGAGTAAAAATCCTGGTTAGTTGTGGAAGGTTAGTAGGAACAACTCAATGTGCGATCGTCAATCCCGATACCTTCACTCCTTGTCAACCTACAGAAGTAGGGGAAATTTGGTTAAAAGATCCTAGCGTGACTCAAGGTTATTGGCAACGGGAAGAAGAAACACAAGCAACCTTCCAAGCTTATCTTCAGGATAACACTACAGGACCTTTTTTACGCACCGGAGATCTCGGTTTTTATCTCGACGGTGAACTCTATATCACAGGAAGACTCAAAGACTTAATCATTATCCATGGAACTAATCATTATCCCCAAGATTTAGAATGGACTGTACAAAAGGTACATCCCGCTTTACGTCCAGATTATGGCGCGGTTTTTTCTATCACCAAACAAGAAGAAGAAAAAGTAGTTATTATTCAAGAATTAGAACGAGGTAATCAGGATTTAGACTTAAATCAATTACTCGGTGATATTCGCGAAGCGATCGCCTCTACACACGAGTTAAGCCCTTATGCTATCTTGTTAAGCAAACCTGGTCACATCTTAAAAACCGCTAGTGGTAAAATCCAGCGTCGTAGTATTAAAAATAACTTTTTAGCAGATAAAATTACTTATATAGCCAAATGGATAGAAGATCACAATATCACATCGCCGAAAGTCTAG
- a CDS encoding MBOAT family protein, translating into MNYSDFSFWWILLLFSLSFFSLRFLGKITNFWQPKFDSYGLLILSLTLFLSASQASFIVFIFEIVFNYLMVSLMLRRQGWSAKLIATIVIVFNVAVLAYFKYLTFLVEDVIGLFIGVSTNWQDNFILPVKTSIPPGVSFYTFQMIAFVVDSFKARKKKPINFLDYVNFIAFFPQLVAGPIERKIDLFPQLQSFQFKFTWSNCYDGLRWLSLGLFLKFVLGDNLALYIDPSLEGNPWLIWLQAFLFTLRIYFDFAGYSFIAVGIAKFLGIKLTINFLAPYTSQSINEFWRRWHITLSTWFRDYIFLPLMNLNKSWAAFFLFITFTLSGFWHGAAWNFIIWGAYHGSLLLILRYLGRPFQKWVNQYVSQSEFISWGLTFASVILGCLFFMDTNSRRLLAKLQTILTPWDYSWHNLTQVGDNYTINEGTVLVILLLLSIGVLFLEHLAIWQQKFEYELLLSPWISPLLLGLSILLASNSPADFIYFEF; encoded by the coding sequence GTGAATTATTCTGATTTTTCTTTCTGGTGGATTCTGCTACTATTTAGTCTATCTTTTTTTAGTTTACGTTTCCTCGGTAAAATAACTAATTTTTGGCAGCCCAAATTTGATAGTTATGGTTTATTAATTCTCTCTTTAACCCTATTTTTGAGCGCCAGTCAAGCTAGTTTTATTGTCTTTATCTTTGAGATAGTTTTTAACTACTTGATGGTTAGCTTAATGTTGCGCCGTCAAGGTTGGTCAGCTAAATTGATCGCTACCATAGTGATAGTTTTTAATGTAGCTGTATTAGCTTATTTTAAGTACTTAACCTTTTTGGTAGAAGACGTTATCGGTTTATTTATTGGTGTATCAACTAATTGGCAAGATAATTTTATTCTCCCGGTTAAAACCTCCATTCCTCCAGGGGTTTCTTTTTATACATTTCAGATGATTGCGTTTGTAGTAGATTCTTTTAAAGCCAGAAAGAAAAAACCAATTAACTTCTTAGACTACGTTAATTTTATCGCTTTTTTCCCTCAATTAGTAGCCGGACCTATTGAACGTAAAATTGATTTATTTCCTCAGTTACAATCCTTTCAATTTAAATTTACTTGGTCTAACTGTTATGATGGTTTACGCTGGTTATCCCTAGGTTTATTTCTGAAGTTTGTACTAGGAGATAATTTAGCATTATACATAGACCCTAGTTTAGAAGGAAATCCTTGGTTAATATGGTTACAAGCCTTTTTATTTACTCTGAGAATCTATTTTGACTTCGCGGGTTATAGTTTTATCGCGGTAGGAATAGCTAAGTTTCTAGGAATAAAATTAACCATTAATTTCTTAGCCCCCTATACATCTCAAAGTATCAACGAATTTTGGCGCAGATGGCATATTACCTTGAGTACATGGTTTAGAGATTATATCTTTTTACCCTTAATGAATCTTAATAAAAGTTGGGCAGCCTTTTTCCTGTTTATAACTTTTACTCTCTCAGGATTTTGGCATGGTGCAGCTTGGAATTTTATTATTTGGGGTGCTTATCATGGGTCTTTATTGCTTATTTTACGCTATTTAGGCAGACCATTTCAAAAATGGGTTAATCAATATGTCTCTCAATCAGAGTTTATCTCTTGGGGTTTAACTTTTGCTTCAGTTATCCTTGGGTGTCTCTTCTTTATGGATACTAATAGTAGAAGGTTATTAGCTAAATTGCAAACTATCCTCACTCCTTGGGATTATTCTTGGCATAATTTAACTCAGGTAGGGGACAATTATACGATCAATGAGGGAACTGTACTAGTTATTCTCTTATTATTATCTATTGGGGTGTTATTCCTAGAACATCTAGCGATTTGGCAACAGAAATTTGAATACGAGTTATTGTTATCTCCCTGGATATCTCCCCTACTATTGGGTTTATCTATCTTATTAGCCTCTAATTCTCCCGCTGATTTTATCTACTTTGAATTCTAA
- a CDS encoding ArsR family transcriptional regulator, producing MANILILKGFRALSEPIRLEILELLKSQELCVCELSNLLNIRQSKLSFHLKTLKDAGLLRSRQEGKWIYYSLNLSQLVDLEQYLAEYRRFNVVLPVRSN from the coding sequence ATGGCAAATATTCTCATCTTAAAAGGTTTTCGGGCTCTTTCTGAACCTATTCGTCTCGAAATCCTCGAACTACTTAAATCCCAAGAATTATGCGTCTGTGAACTATCTAATCTGCTCAATATTAGACAATCTAAGCTATCTTTTCACCTCAAAACTCTTAAAGACGCAGGTTTATTACGTTCTCGCCAAGAGGGGAAATGGATTTACTATAGTTTAAACCTTTCTCAACTAGTAGATTTAGAACAATATCTAGCCGAGTATCGCCGCTTCAATGTTGTTTTACCTGTTCGCAGCAATTAA
- a CDS encoding ferrous iron transport protein A, whose translation MTLQELDINQIALVEAIQTEARDERFKIRLEAMGMTPGKPIRVLRSAILGGPLQVRVGSTTEIAIRRSEASLVKVTTTA comes from the coding sequence ATGACACTACAAGAACTCGATATCAACCAAATAGCCCTAGTAGAAGCAATTCAAACCGAAGCCAGAGACGAACGCTTTAAAATCCGACTAGAAGCTATGGGCATGACTCCAGGGAAACCAATACGCGTGTTAAGATCGGCAATTCTAGGAGGACCTTTACAAGTTAGAGTAGGCAGTACAACAGAAATCGCTATACGTCGCAGTGAAGCTAGTTTAGTTAAGGTAACTACTACAGCCTAA
- a CDS encoding acyl carrier protein encodes MQLQDSNCKTNTPETIIQNWLVKQIAANLSLDPGQLDLNQPLTRYGLDSIDAVTLVGELEDWLDEELPATLFWDYPSIAQAAQYLAQNFDLSNIIS; translated from the coding sequence ATGCAACTCCAAGACTCCAACTGCAAAACTAATACTCCTGAAACAATCATTCAAAATTGGTTAGTTAAGCAAATTGCTGCTAATCTCTCTCTAGACCCTGGTCAACTTGATTTAAACCAACCCCTGACTCGTTATGGTTTAGACTCTATCGACGCGGTAACACTAGTAGGAGAATTAGAAGACTGGTTAGATGAGGAACTCCCGGCTACTTTATTTTGGGATTATCCTAGTATAGCTCAAGCTGCTCAATATTTAGCCCAAAACTTTGACCTATCTAATATTATTTCCTAA
- the typA gene encoding translational GTPase TypA — MSLPIRNVAIIAHVDHGKTTLVDALLKQSGIFREGEEVPTCVMDSNDLERERGITILSKNTAVRYKDIHINIVDTPGHADFGGEVERVLGMVDGCILIVDANEGPMPQTRFVLKKALEKGLRPIVVINKIDRPNVDPNIAVDKVFDLFVELGADDDQCDFVTLFASGLGGFAKDDLESEGKDMQPLFEAILQHVPPPAGDPQKPLQLQVTTLDYSDYLGRIVIGRIHNGTIRANQQASLIKDNTQVAKGKISKLLGFEGLQRVELTEASAGNIVAVAGFADANIGDTITCPDEPQALPLIKVDEPTLQMTFSVNDSPFAGQEGTFVTSRQIRDRLMRELETNVALRVEDGDSPEKFLVSGRGELHLGILIETMRREGYEFQVSQPQVIYREINGQPSEPFEYLVLDVPDEAVGSCIERLGQRKGEMQDMQAGGNGRTQLEFVVPARGLIGFRGDFIRITRGEGIMNHSFLEYRPLCGQVETRYNGTIIAIEEGVATFYALKNAEDRGVFFITPGTKVYKGMIIGEHNRPPDLELNVCKTKQLTNHRSATGDELVQLQAPVEMSLERALEYIGSDELVEVTPESVRLRKVKSKKLAKR; from the coding sequence ATGTCTCTTCCTATTCGCAACGTTGCTATCATCGCTCACGTTGACCATGGTAAAACTACTTTAGTCGATGCTCTCTTAAAACAGTCTGGGATTTTCCGTGAAGGGGAAGAAGTTCCCACTTGTGTCATGGATTCTAATGATTTAGAGAGAGAACGCGGTATAACTATTTTATCAAAAAACACAGCAGTTCGTTATAAAGATATTCATATTAATATCGTTGATACTCCAGGACACGCAGACTTTGGGGGAGAAGTAGAACGAGTTTTAGGGATGGTAGATGGTTGTATTCTTATTGTCGATGCCAATGAAGGACCCATGCCCCAAACTCGCTTTGTGTTAAAAAAAGCCTTAGAAAAAGGCTTAAGACCGATTGTGGTTATCAATAAGATAGATCGTCCTAACGTTGACCCCAATATAGCAGTTGATAAGGTTTTTGATTTGTTTGTAGAACTTGGTGCAGATGATGACCAATGTGATTTTGTGACCTTATTCGCTTCTGGTTTAGGTGGTTTTGCTAAAGACGATTTAGAGTCAGAGGGCAAAGATATGCAGCCTCTGTTTGAAGCTATTTTACAACATGTTCCACCACCTGCAGGAGATCCTCAAAAACCTTTACAATTACAAGTTACTACATTAGATTACTCGGATTATCTAGGACGTATCGTAATTGGCAGGATTCATAATGGGACAATTCGCGCTAATCAACAAGCGTCTCTAATCAAGGATAATACCCAAGTCGCTAAGGGCAAAATTAGTAAGCTGTTAGGTTTTGAAGGTTTACAAAGAGTAGAACTCACCGAAGCTAGTGCGGGTAATATCGTAGCGGTGGCAGGTTTTGCTGATGCTAATATTGGTGATACGATTACTTGTCCTGATGAACCACAAGCATTACCTCTGATTAAGGTGGATGAACCTACCCTACAAATGACCTTCTCGGTTAATGATTCTCCTTTTGCGGGACAAGAGGGTACTTTTGTGACTTCTCGACAAATACGCGATCGCCTAATGCGAGAGTTAGAAACTAATGTAGCTTTACGGGTAGAGGATGGGGATTCTCCTGAAAAATTCCTAGTGTCAGGTCGTGGGGAACTACATTTAGGTATTTTAATCGAAACCATGCGCCGTGAAGGTTACGAGTTCCAAGTGTCCCAACCCCAAGTTATCTATCGAGAAATAAATGGTCAACCCTCCGAACCTTTTGAGTATCTAGTCTTAGATGTCCCTGATGAGGCGGTAGGTTCTTGTATTGAACGTCTCGGACAACGTAAAGGGGAAATGCAGGATATGCAAGCAGGAGGTAATGGACGTACTCAGCTTGAGTTTGTTGTTCCTGCTAGAGGTTTAATTGGTTTCCGCGGTGATTTTATCCGCATCACTCGTGGTGAAGGCATTATGAATCATAGTTTCTTAGAATATCGTCCTCTCTGTGGTCAGGTGGAAACTCGTTATAATGGCACGATTATCGCTATTGAAGAGGGTGTGGCTACTTTTTATGCTCTCAAAAATGCTGAAGACCGCGGCGTTTTCTTTATCACTCCTGGAACTAAAGTTTATAAGGGTATGATTATCGGAGAACATAACCGTCCCCCTGATTTAGAACTCAATGTCTGTAAGACTAAACAATTAACTAACCATCGTTCGGCTACTGGTGATGAGTTGGTACAATTACAAGCCCCTGTGGAAATGAGTTTAGAAAGGGCTT